Proteins encoded by one window of Aspergillus puulaauensis MK2 DNA, chromosome 4, nearly complete sequence:
- a CDS encoding uncharacterized protein (SECRETED:SignalP(1-19)) — MDWLLLVLLGHFFLPPKRPRNWQRTPAMQTDENGKALCGSESGSRTGLGSSHLVPATPTGILPPWGWLHGPTVAPKQEQKQDPGRQVESYGVTDMEGRLREMGLMDA; from the coding sequence ATGGATtggttgctgctggtgttgcttgGCCATTTTTTCCTTCCCCCTAAACGCCCTCGGAACTGGCAGAGAACGCCCGCGATGCAGACGGATGAGAACGGAAAGGCACTGTGCGGTTCGGAATCAGGATCGAGAACTGGCCTTGGTTCGAGTCATCTGGTGCCTGCGACCCCAACAGGAATCTTGCCGCCATGGGGCTGGCTGCATGGGCCGACAGTGGCACCGAAGCAGGAGCAAAAACAGGACCCCGGGCGTCAAGTCGAGTCGTACGGAGTCACGGACATGGAGGGCAGGCTGAGAGAGATGGGATTGATGGATGCGTAA
- a CDS encoding Zn(II)2Cys6 transcription factor (COG:S;~EggNog:ENOG410PPEA;~InterPro:IPR036864,IPR007219,IPR001138;~PFAM:PF00172;~TransMembrane:2 (o458-478i534-556o);~go_function: GO:0000981 - DNA-binding transcription factor activity, RNA polymerase II-specific [Evidence IEA];~go_function: GO:0003677 - DNA binding [Evidence IEA];~go_function: GO:0008270 - zinc ion binding [Evidence IEA];~go_process: GO:0006351 - transcription, DNA-templated [Evidence IEA];~go_process: GO:0006355 - regulation of transcription, DNA-templated [Evidence IEA]), whose translation MSVQAKASIACVVCRTKKVKCSGTFPCTYCLKRRLECSPPKKAQKRLYSVEHIENLQNRLAQYENARLPSSSSPPEYDARQFSTSDNRALPDGEEPRCHLSPAPLGERGSTLTSNDHGPLNELSSAPSAITADASMSSSHIFGARVHDLLRQSPVYSAANPQSPTPMSTTIPAAARDLIQSWHNAQSLLLATPNLPSREHALQLLHSVDFYIGRTQQHFDVREVSDHIDILFDGDLSLSPTPKLWYLKIILVFAIGKLYEGEFGDESFPGEGHFKYAQDLLPSLSELYASKRHGVEVLSLMAIYLQSANRREEAYLYINSALRIAVAHGFHRSNSMKGYIRSERAHLNRLWWTIYMQEKRLAAATGNPSSVTHDSIELDMPADAFGFPPAFPICLNIRTAHITGRILHTLYGQKPQFGSEFIQSVQSVIQELHEISEEISAELPLDFKHGTQSRTSKLSMRAASTLHVMLYQAIMLTIRPIMLHAARLILTGDETIRPSLCSSSLGRLSRTCTESARKLLDITLLLKREKSIPIFGFFDIDATFSAAFVMILTAILNTACEKNRVLVPSPGLGEAVEILRYLSDGGNLSAAERVSEIEHIWTRLHLGPTDNRPGAIPTSDSGYSSARPSSDSQGLSALGERAQKVQQQQRYPTPNCGQPSMGVSRQAPVSHNQYSSSSHPSRDDVGALPTWTHQDVVNGDGSSVHEFLLGDLLVDDTNEQYHALLNNAQCALTGQDSIDFAELEKWLPGLGE comes from the exons ATGTCTGTCCAGGCCAAAGCCTCTATTGC GTGTGTAGTTTGTCGCACGAAGAAGGTCAAGTGCTCAGGCACCTTCCCCTGCACCTACTGTCTCAAACGGCGACTCGAATGCAGCCCCCCTAAAAAAGCCCAGAAGAGACTCTACTCGGTTGA ACATATTGAGAACCTACAAAACCGATTGGCACAATATGAAAACGCCCGACTGCCTTCCAGCTCTAGTCCGCCAG AATACGACGCACGTCAGTTTAGTACAAGCGACAATAGGGCCTTGCCTGATGGGGAAGAGCCAAGATGCCATCTATCCCCAGCACCACTAGGAGAACGAGGGAGTACTCTGACTTCAAATGACCATGGACCACTCAATGAGCTA TCATCAGCACCTTCCG CTATAACTGCCGATGCCTCCATGAGCTCCAGTCATATATTTGGGGCACGAGTCCACGATCTGCTGCGTCAAAGTCCTGTTTATTCCGCTGCAAATCCGCAATCACCCACACCCATGAGCACCACAATCCCCGCGGCGGCACGAGATCTGATTCAGAGTTGGCATAATGCGCAAAGCCTATTGTTGGCAACTCCTAACCTACCGAGCAGAGAGCATGCGTTACAGCTCTTGCACTCTGTGGACTTTTACATTGGCAGGACCCAACAGCATTTCGATGTCCGCGAAGTCTCAGACCATATAGACATCTTGTTTGATGGTGACCTCTCTTTGTCTCCGACGCCGAAGCTCTGGTACCTTAAGATCATCCTTGTCTTCGCTATTGGGAAACTTTATGAAGGTGAATTTGGAGATGAAAGCTTTCCAGGAGAAGGACACTTCAAGTACGCCCAGGATCTACTTCCAAGCCTGAGCGAGCTTTATGCTTCCAAGAGAcatggcgttgaggttcTCAGTCTCATGGCTATTTACCTTCAGAGTGCCAACAGAAGGGAAGAGGCTTATTTATAC ATCAATTCAGCGCTACGAATTGCTGTGGCACATGGTTTTCACCGCAGTAATAGCATGAAGGGGTATATAAGGTCTGAAAGGGCCCATTTAAACCGTCTTTGGTGGACAATATACATGCAAGAAAA GCGACTGGCTGCTGCTACTGGAAACCCTTCTAGCGTGACTCACGATTCAATTGAGCTGGACATGCCTGCAGATGCATTTGGATTTCCACCTGCGTTTCCAATATGCTTGAATATTCGAACTGCCCATATTACAGGGCGAATACTTCATA CATTATATGGACAGAAACCACAATTCGGTTCAGAATTCATCCAGAGTGTCCAGTCGGTCATCCAGGAGCTGCACGAGATTTCGGAAGAGATCTCAGCAGAGCTTCCGCTGGACTTCAAACATGGCACCCAAAGTCGGACCTCAAAACTGTCAATGAGAGCGGCATCCACCCTTCATGTCATGCTCTACCAGGCCATCATGCTCACTATTCGACCGATCATGCTCCATGCTGCGCGACTTATACTGACAGGAGACGAGACAATCCGCCCCTCGCTCTGTAGCTCGTCTCTCGGCCGACTATCCCGGACATGCACGGAATCCGCAAGAAAACTGCTCGACATAACCCTGTTGctgaagagagaaaagagcaTAC CTATATTCGGATTCTTCGACATTGATGCCACCTTCTCGGCTGCCTTCGTCATGATCCTGACCGCAATATTAAACACGGCCTGTGAGAAAAATCGGGTACTTGTTCCATCTCCGGGGCTGggcgaggctgttgagatTCTGCGCTATCTTTCAGACGGTGGAAACCTTTCTGCTGCTGAGAGAGTTTCAGAAATCGAACATATCTGGACACGATTGCACTTGGGTCCAACCGATAACAGGCCAGGAGCCATTCCAACCTCAGATTCAGGCTATTCTTCAGCCCGACCAAGTTCGGATTCACAGGGATTATCAGCCCTTGGCGAAAGAGCACAAAAGgtgcagcagcaacaacgaTATCCGACCCCCAACTGTGGGCAACCCTCAATGGGTGTCTCAAGACAGGCACCCGTATCCCATAACCAATATAGTAGTTCTAGTCATCCATCTCGAGATGACGTCGGGGCCCTTCCTACTTGGACCCATCAGGACGTAGTGAATGGCGACGGTAGTAGTGTCCATGAATTCTTGCTCGGGGATTTGCTTGTAGACGACACTAACGAGCAGTATCATGCATTGCTCAACAATGCTCAGTGCGCCCTAACAGGCCAGGACTCCATCGATTttgcagagctggagaagtgGCTTCCGGGACTTGGGGAATAA
- a CDS encoding FAD-dependent oxidoreductase (COG:E;~EggNog:ENOG410QC6B;~InterPro:IPR023209,IPR006076,IPR006181;~PFAM:PF01266;~go_function: GO:0003884 - D-amino-acid oxidase activity [Evidence IEA];~go_function: GO:0016491 - oxidoreductase activity [Evidence IEA];~go_function: GO:0071949 - FAD binding [Evidence IEA];~go_process: GO:0046416 - D-amino acid metabolic process [Evidence IEA];~go_process: GO:0055114 - oxidation-reduction process [Evidence IEA]) — translation MPTPKTFVIVGAGVVGLTTALEVKTRYTSSNVTIIAKDLPGDSSPSYASAWAGGNWISCATDNGREEDRDRVTYIKFKDLVQKHPHCGVYGMELRSIYDGDIDKVGVLSVGTNKIWYDDIVGGLRFLAPGELPEGAKFGFDANTFVIDVQRYLPWLQGEALRQGIEVRRVIVDDLRDVPKMFPGVSGIFNCTGLGSLTLGGVNDAQLYPSKGQTYLVQTPLGGIDRMYYRSSLRLGSCNSYVFPRGKHGGVILGGCRLDGNWDGNFDTELGESMKRKCCELAPELGSPEDLRIIKEGVGFRPNRKGGNRIEMEKKYGTMIIHNYGAGGAGYQASWGMARAAVDLLPTMASL, via the exons ATGCCAACTCCAAAAACTTTTGTTATAGTTGGCGCTGGAGTCGTGGGGCTCACGACAGCCCTAGAGGTGAAAACCCGCTATACCTCCAGCAATGTTACCATTATCGCTAAGGACCTCCCCGGTGATTCAAGCCCCTCGTACGCCTCTGCATGGGCAGGCGGTAactggatatcctgcgcaACGGACAATGGCCGCGAAGAAGACCGGGATCGTGTCACTTACATCAAGTTCAAGGACCTGGTACAGAAACATCCCCATTGTGGCGTATATGGGATGGAACTCCGCTCTATTTACGACGGTGATATTGACAAGGTCGGGGTGCTCAGCGTTGGGACGAATAAGATCTGGTACGACGACATAGTGGGTGGTCTGCGATTCCTCGCTCCGGGGGAGCTTCCTGAGGGTGCGAAGTTTGGCTTTGATGCCAATACCTTCGTGATAGACGTGCAAAGGTACTTGCCATG GCTCCAAGGGGAAGCACTCAGACAAGGTATCGAGGTTCGTCGAGTGATCGTTGATGACCTTAGAGACGTACCAAAGATGTTTCCTGGTGTCTCAGGCATTTTCAATTGTACAGGGCTAGGCTCTTTGACCTTGGGTGGTGTCAATGATGCTCAACTATACCCTTCAAAG GGCCAAACATACCTTGTTCAGACGCCCCTGGGAGGAATTGACAGAATGTACTATCGGTCGAGCCTGCGCCTTGGAAGCTGCAACTCGTACGTTTTCCCCCGTGGCAAGCATGGCGGTGTAATCCTCGGGGGTTGTCGCCTTGACGGAAATTGGGACGGGAATTTCGACACCGAGCTGGGAGAAAGCATGAAACGGAAATGCTGCGAGCTCGCTCCTGAACTTGGGAGCCCGGAAGACTTGCGGATAATCAAGGAGGGCGTAGGTTTTCGGC CAAACCGGAAGGGAGGGAACAGAATCGAGATGGAAAAGAAATATGGAACCATGATCATCCATAACTACGGCGCCGGGGGAGCTGGATACCAGGCCTCATG GGGAATGGCTAGAGCAGCTGTTGACTTGCTGCCTACAATGGCAAGTCTATGA